taaaggtttacttatcctttaaaggccaTTTACTAAGCAGAGTTAACCCCCGGTGATCGGCGGTTTATTCCTGCTGGGCAAAAGTCGCCtttgtaagtgtttttttttatattcccgtGGGTTTCGGCCTCACAGAGCCGTTTGCACCATTAAGTTTCGCAGCAGTTTCTGGCGGCCGATCTCATAGTCCTCCTCGTCCACGTTGACCAGCAGTTTGATGGCCTCGTGGCCCACGGCTTGCTTGAGCGAGTCCGTGATGAAGACGCCCTTGAGGGCCTCCAATAAAGAGCCGTTGATGTAGTCGCGCCAGAAGGCGTCCAGGTAGGTGAGCTCGGAGAATTTGATGTCACAGATGATGGAGCCGAGGTCTCTGGATTTGAGGATGGTGTTGGCCTGGTTAAAACGTTCAAACTGTCGCTCGAGAGGGTCCTGCTTGTTGGAGAAGACGTTTCCCTGGAGGGCGGTCTCATGCTGACAGTATTCTGCTCTCACTCGCAGCCGGATATCTGGGGGTCACAAATAGGAACAGTCACATCATATTGGAATCTGCACAGATACTCACAGGGGATGATGGGAAATGATGCCAGACTAACCCAATAAGGAAtgacagttaaaggggtggttcaccttaacttttagtatgtaataaaatggtccattctaagcaacttttcagttggtcatggtttattttttttatagtttttgaattatttcctttcttcttctgactctttccagctttcaaatgggggtcactgaccccattaaacaaatgctctgtaatcgttattgctacttttctctgtgcaaatcagtgcatggttgctaggggaatttggaccctagcaaccagatggctgaaattgcaaaattgagagctgttaaagggatcctgtcatcggaaaacatgtttttttcaaaacacatcagttaatagtgctactccagcagaattctgcactgaaatccatttctcaaaagagaaaactgaatgtgtctcagtgggacctggatttttactattgagtgttgttcttagatctaccaggcagctgttatcttgtgttagggagctgctatctggttacctccccattgttctgttgtttggctgctggggggaaagggagggggtgacatcactccaacttgcagtacagcagtaaagagagactgaagtttatcagagcacaagtcatatgacttggggcagctgggaaattgacaatatgtctagccccatgtcagatttcaaaattgaatataaaaaaatctgtttgctcttttgagaaatggatttcagtgcagaattctgctgcagcagcactattaactgattcattttgaaaaaaaaaaaaatgttttcccatgacagtatccctttaagataagattctttatttgtcacatgcatagttatacaagaacaacatgcagtgaaatgcatcctgattcacttttttagactgtgcaataagtcaaaacaaacaaataataaaaaatgaaaaccaattgaacattgtctccgaatatcccaCTTAAAAgtccatttaaaggtgaagaacccccttTAAGCTGAATGTTCTATTTATATAGTATGAGAAATTGAGCCTGTAGGGGGCGCTGTGATTCTCACCACAGGTCTGTTTCTCCTTGGGATCAGGGGTGACGgacttcctcctcttcctctggcTGCTGAGCGGGGGTCGGCCCCGGACGGGTCGCTTTGTGCAGATCTGGGGTCCAGACGGGGAGGAGCAGACGACAGGGTGGTGAGGAGGTGCTGGGAGAGGGAATAAAAAAGGAGTTCATGTTATAAAACAAACATGTCTGATTAGTACGGGAGCTGGAAAAAGCCATAGACCCGACCTATGtgttgttaaaggggtgattcacctttaagtaaacgtttacaatgttatagaatggctaattctaagcaactttttaattggccttcattttctctttttttatcatttttaaattatttgcttttttcttattctgactctttcctcaaatggggggggggtcagtgaccccatctaaaaaaaacgaatgctctataaggctacacatttattgttattgttacttctaATATATTCaagcctcttctattcatattccagtcccttattcaaatcaatgcatggttgctaggggaatttagaccctagcaacccgatggctgaaactgcaaactagagagctgctgaataaaaagcgaaataagtcaaaattgtctcagaatatccctctctactgcatactaacagttaatttaaaggtgaacaacccctttaaatagtacaGCTCCGCCCCACAAACACACCAATAACAACAAAGGGCACATTTCCCCCAGTAGCATTGCTTCAAACAGCCGACCTGTAAACGattgttgctgattggttgatgaGATAAGAGGCCGGCTTTGCCCCTCCCATCTCCCTGCGGCGTAATACTCGTTACCTGGCGTGCGCGGATGGTCACCGTCGGCCTCTGTACTGCTGTGGCCCCTCGGCGTTACGTAGTGAATGGACGTCTCTTCCAGGTATTTGTCCACCAGATCCGGACACACTGAAGGGAAGGAGGAAGAGAAGATGTTGAACTACAATAACGACACCCAATATAATACACTCACCTGACCTCCTATACACGGATATACCAGGGTCAGACCTAATGAGGTGCCACCACTATACTGGCCACAATCTGACTGGCTAATGACACTTTATATCACTGGGTAACACTCCCAAGCACAGTAACAGGGCCACAGAATAGGGGCCACTACTACTACTGTGTAACATGGGCGCTAGTGACAGGgacagtgtttaaaggagaaggaaaggctaaaactaagtaaggtgtatatatatatatatttcttcccttctattgtgtactcatgggcttctgtatcagacttcctgttttcagcttaaacctccagggctagggcttgagcatgctcagtttgttcctccctccccttgagcccagagctataagtgagcagggagagactcaggcaggaagtgatgtcacaacaagctaatatggcagctgctatcctaaacaaacagagtttctagagctgattactcaggtatggtaaatcattctacagaataaatatagtcttatagcttgtactattgtggttaatctattggcaataaactgcttcagtagctttccttctcctttaaaggagaaggaaagctacagaggcattttattgccaattgattagctgcaacagtacaagctagaatgctatatttattctgtagaatgttttaccatacctaagtaaaaagctcttgaaactctctgtttgtttagaataggagctgcagtattaatgtggtgtgacatcacttcctgcctgagtctctccctgctctgggctcagattacagtagagaagggaggggtgggggagaggagcaaactgagcatgctcaagcccagggcaatgaggtttaagctgaaggcaggaagtctgatacagaagcccatgagtacacaatagaagggaagaaatgctgtatttcttttgacagaggactcagagcagcattactttgggggtttactggtatatttagatgggcctttctgataaggcttacttagttttaacctttccttctcctttaaacacaaactCTCActactttaaaggacaactaaacacACTTCCTGAACTTTGGACCTTCCCACTTTTATTCCCCCTCCCTTGCCACAGATGTAATATGTATGGAGAGAGAGCAACAGAAAGAGAGAagcgtgagagagagagacagaagtgAGAGCGGGAGAAAGAGAAGTGAgagagtgagaaagagagagacagagagagagaagtgtgTGTGAGAGAAAGACAGAAGTGAGAGAAATTAAGAAGTGAGAAAGAGAAGTgagaagagagagtgagagagatagagaaagaaAAGAGAGTTCCATTAAAGCGGAGCTATGTGGCAGCACCAGCATTCCTAACTCCACTCACATTGGCTGCCAATGCATTGCcctgaaattaaatatttagggaaGGGCAATTATACAGCCGGGAGGGAACATGTTTGTCTTTGAATCTAGCCAATGATCTCTCAGTATCAGCTTTTCTGGATCCCCATTGGGCTGTGCAGGGGAATTGTACCCACTCAGGTTGCAGTTGTTGGTCTTGAGCATAGGGTTTATTTACCCTTTGAAATCATGGGCAGCCTGGGATATTATAGAGGAGCTTACTGTGATTTTCAATTATCTTTTAGTGAGAACAGGGGGTGCAGTTTGCTGTTGCCTACAGAGCCAGTCACGTGTATGAGTCTCTGCAGAGCATTCTGGGAAGGTAACGGCCCATCATGCAACTGTTCTGCTTTGGATGTGTGGAGGGGAGGGGCCAGGTAACTCCAGGCCTGTCGTAATTGGCTGCTAGGCAACAGATAGAACGTGACAGCTAATTGGGCTGGCATCTGACCAATCAGCTCACAGGAGGGACGTCCTATTGTAATGTCAGTTATAACTGTCGACTCACATGAAACCTGCCCACGTTATTGCTCATTGGATTGTCAGGTCAGTATTTGTGTGAATGGCCAGGGAGTCTCATATAGGGCTCATTGTCTTTAGTTATTCAGGAAGATCAGAGTAGCGAGGGGGCGGGGCATCTGATCTTCCCGCCCCACCAGGAGtttcacattaaaggggtggttcacatttaaggacatttttaataagcatattctaagcaactttcttagtcggtcttcattttttattttctatagttttacaattatttgccttcttctgctgactttttccagctttcaagtgggggtcactgaccccatctaaaaacaaatgctgtgtaaagctacaaatatataaatattgtacaatatacaatattgtaattgttacttttattcctcatctttctattcaggcctctcccttttcatattctagtctcttattcaaatcaatgcatggttgctaggggaatttggaccttagcaaccagatggctgaaatggcaaactggagagctgctgaataaaaagctaaataagtcaaaacccacaaataataaaaaatgaaaaccaattacaaattgtctcagaatatccctctctacatcatactaacagttaatttaaaggtgaacaaggcATTTAAAACCAATCAGGATCTGGTTccatctgagcatgctcctggtCACAGATTGCTTTTAAGAAGTAGCTCTGCTTTTTCTGAACAGATGAGGCTTTTTTGGGAAGTTCTACAAATGCCATTTCTGAGACACAATTAGCCGTGTGGTAGAACTGCCcggcaaacaatatggcagctcccaccggAGTTTCTTTCCACTCACCCGCCCTCTTCCTCTTGAGCGTGACGTAAGGCAGCAGGTCGTGCCTCGTGATGATCCTCAGGAGCTGAAGGACCTGCCGGAAGTTGGTCTCATCGCAGCGGCCCTGCCTTTCCAGAGCCAACAAGAAGTCCCGCCCACTGCGAATCATCCCCCTCTCATAGTCATCAATAACGTCCACAAAAAGGAAGGAGAGAACTCGCACGTCCCTGTGAGTCAGGTGAGTCCCAATAATATCAAACATGTGGTGCAGACTGTACAGTCCATGCTCCCGATCCCCATTCTCTTCTGGCCACGCCTCCTCCCGACTCCTCTTCAAATGGGCCATAACAAGAGTTCAACAGCTCCTCCCAGTCCCCTCCCACCGTGCTAATGGTATCTCCCAGCCTATCGGCAACCTACAGACAGAAATGGGAAAGAATTAAAGGTGCAGGAAAACAagcctcccatatgtataaatacaaatatacagagaaggaatgttctgggcacacaataagctataccctcatactgtactgtctaagggaatcaatatggcacctcctaccctgTGGATTAATGAACTATCCTTTAACTCACAAGTCGGATGTGTTTTGGGCAGGCCCTGCACATAGCATTACCTGTCCCTAATTATTTAAATACTCTCACCTGCCTCCTCTGGTGACATCTGAAATGGGAAATGAGTCAGGAGTAAGTATATAATAATGGTTTGCAGGGTGGGGTGGGGGGCGGATCAggagtgggtgggtgggtggttgGTG
The sequence above is a segment of the Xenopus laevis strain J_2021 chromosome 8L, Xenopus_laevis_v10.1, whole genome shotgun sequence genome. Coding sequences within it:
- the dedd.L gene encoding death effector domain containing L homeolog (The RefSeq protein has 2 substitutions compared to this genomic sequence), with amino-acid sequence MAHLKRSREEAWPDENGDREHGLYSLHHMFDIIGTHLTHRDVRVLSFLFVDVIDDYERGMIRSGRDFLLALERQGRCDETNFRQVLQLLRIITRHDLLPYVTLKRRRAVCPDLVDKYLEETSIHYVTPRGHSSTEADGDHPRTPAPPHHPVVCSSPSGPQICTKRPVRGRPPLSSQRKRRKSVTPDPKEKQTCDIRLRVRAEYCQHETALQGNVFSNKQDPLERQFERFNQANTILKSRDLGSIICDIKFSELTYLDAFWRDYINGSLLEALKGVFITDSLKQAVGHEAIKLLVNVDEEDYEIGRQKLLRNLMVQTAL